A region of Paenibacillus sp. 37 DNA encodes the following proteins:
- a CDS encoding DoxX family protein: MNVTLWIVQIILALGFVYSGWMKTIRIESSKKTWAWVNNVPKSLVILIGIAELLGALGLVFPWALNITPVLTPIAAIALATVTLFGMLFHVWRKEYRELGVNIFFIVLALIVAFKRL; encoded by the coding sequence ATGAATGTAACGTTATGGATCGTACAAATCATATTGGCGCTAGGTTTTGTATATTCAGGATGGATGAAAACCATTCGTATCGAGTCGTCAAAAAAGACCTGGGCCTGGGTCAATAATGTGCCAAAAAGTCTAGTTATTTTGATCGGAATCGCGGAGCTACTAGGAGCGCTTGGCCTTGTTTTTCCTTGGGCGCTGAACATCACTCCGGTGCTTACGCCCATCGCCGCAATCGCTTTGGCTACGGTCACCCTGTTCGGGATGCTGTTTCATGTTTGGCGTAAAGAGTACCGGGAGCTAGGCGTGAATATCTTTTTTATAGTTCTTGCGTTGATCGTGGCTTTTAAAAGACTATAA
- a CDS encoding ankyrin repeat domain-containing protein: protein MEFIYEDEKLAVSFIQAIHTGDIPSLQQLLAENPGLAKIRILERKPDNVDSDSRISRTLLHVVTDWPGHFPNGADTVRVLTKFGAEVNAPFVGPNIETPLHWAASSNDVQVLDALLDAGADVEAPGAVIAGGTPLDDAIAFAQWNAARRLVERGAIFALWHAAALGDIHAIQEHFKGAKLPERYPWGTSTSPSPPDAVTVAFWCACHGGQRESAEYLLDQGAELNWIASWDGLTPLDTAKRNFSAELIPWLESQGAKSASEIHR, encoded by the coding sequence ATGGAATTTATTTACGAAGATGAAAAACTTGCAGTGAGCTTTATTCAAGCCATTCACACTGGAGATATTCCATCGTTACAGCAACTGCTGGCAGAGAATCCCGGGTTGGCAAAGATAAGAATATTGGAAAGAAAGCCTGACAACGTAGATTCAGATTCCAGAATCTCTCGAACGCTGCTGCACGTGGTAACGGATTGGCCGGGGCACTTCCCTAATGGAGCGGATACCGTGCGAGTGTTGACCAAGTTCGGTGCGGAAGTGAACGCTCCTTTTGTCGGTCCAAACATCGAGACACCTTTGCATTGGGCTGCAAGCTCCAATGATGTTCAAGTGCTCGATGCCCTTCTTGATGCTGGCGCAGATGTTGAAGCCCCTGGCGCAGTCATCGCCGGAGGCACACCGCTGGACGATGCTATTGCTTTCGCACAATGGAATGCAGCACGGCGCTTGGTTGAGCGCGGCGCGATCTTTGCCCTTTGGCATGCGGCCGCCCTAGGAGATATTCACGCCATACAAGAACACTTTAAAGGAGCTAAACTCCCAGAACGTTATCCTTGGGGAACAAGCACCTCCCCTTCTCCTCCCGATGCAGTAACCGTTGCTTTCTGGTGTGCTTGCCATGGAGGACAAAGAGAATCAGCCGAGTACCTACTTGACCAAGGTGCCGAATTGAATTGGATAGCCAGCTGGGATGGATTGACTCCACTGGACACAGCAAAACGTAATTTTTCAGCTGAACTGATCCCGTGGCTTGAAAGTCAAGGTGCCAAATCCGCTAGCGAGATTCACAGGTAG
- a CDS encoding TetR/AcrR family transcriptional regulator, with protein sequence MPKIVDHEKMKNIIAEATWKIISEQGIHHATSRTIAKEAGLSQGALRHYFSKQESLLAFAMELVKEKVLTRLRNLNAKELAPQERIVEYLLELVPTDEQTLLEMEVWFAFVTYGKTQKGFDANYEDLQSAIRNCIMYLKNEGLLRTTDEEKEHEKLYAFMNGMALNLYLEPHKINRTRSKEMIQDYIHWIIR encoded by the coding sequence ATGCCAAAAATCGTGGACCATGAGAAGATGAAGAATATTATTGCTGAAGCAACTTGGAAAATCATTAGTGAGCAAGGCATTCATCATGCAACGTCAAGAACAATTGCGAAGGAAGCCGGATTATCACAAGGAGCCTTAAGACATTATTTTTCCAAACAAGAGAGCCTGCTAGCATTTGCAATGGAGTTAGTTAAAGAAAAGGTACTTACTCGGTTAAGGAATCTGAATGCAAAAGAACTGGCGCCTCAAGAAAGAATTGTTGAATACTTGCTCGAGCTAGTACCTACGGATGAACAAACATTATTGGAAATGGAGGTTTGGTTTGCATTTGTAACCTATGGAAAGACGCAAAAAGGGTTCGATGCCAATTATGAGGACCTGCAGAGTGCAATCAGGAACTGCATTATGTACTTAAAAAATGAAGGTCTTCTGCGCACTACCGATGAAGAGAAGGAACACGAAAAGCTGTATGCCTTTATGAATGGGATGGCTCTCAATTTGTATCTAGAGCCGCATAAGATAAATCGAACACGAAGCAAAGAAATGATACAAGACTATATCCATTGGATTATACGTTGA
- a CDS encoding imm11 family protein: MNYYFLESQYPRRGFISGGTIFTPQLEVNYLAVGNPLPEGTTAEVELLSSVRNLNVDYFETITGTRHVSDCFKKLLEEKQTNTQFIPTTVCYHDGRSVDQTYWTAHHLDRLDVFDYERSEYGRKAVIAASVEQPPRKNVKVVSRICLHKERIGEHEFFMLDYINIFKPIVSKDFYEVCQKHKLNLNVTEVGEVSS; this comes from the coding sequence TTGAACTATTATTTTCTGGAATCTCAATATCCACGTAGAGGGTTTATTAGTGGTGGAACGATTTTCACTCCCCAATTAGAGGTGAATTATCTGGCGGTAGGGAATCCGTTGCCAGAGGGGACAACCGCAGAGGTTGAGTTACTGTCCTCGGTGCGCAACCTGAATGTAGATTATTTTGAGACGATCACAGGCACAAGACACGTATCAGATTGTTTTAAAAAGCTGCTGGAGGAAAAGCAAACAAACACACAGTTTATTCCGACAACGGTATGTTACCATGACGGTCGTTCGGTTGATCAAACCTATTGGACTGCACATCACCTTGATCGTTTGGATGTTTTTGATTATGAACGTTCCGAATATGGGCGCAAAGCAGTCATTGCTGCATCTGTAGAACAGCCTCCACGTAAGAACGTCAAAGTTGTATCTCGAATCTGCCTTCATAAAGAGCGAATTGGCGAGCATGAATTTTTTATGCTGGATTATATCAATATCTTCAAACCCATTGTTTCAAAAGATTTTTACGAAGTATGCCAAAAACATAAGCTGAATCTAAACGTTACAGAAGTCGGAGAGGTAAGCTCCTGA
- a CDS encoding phosphotransferase: protein MISNNHLTREELQDYLYNVFGAGYHITQSARIHGGAQKVIYKIDCTNGFTCMFYVWDISSNYFQEEILNDSTFHSYYGSELFSLNTRFLAQHGIRTPILYDLNNDRDRHSYDFALVEYVDGQKAEAYFQHKNHKDRDELFQRIRDMLSNMHNIQRNVYGNANNNNKKAGPCYQVQRLDAEAALSYASKHMTDIRNNDERLLEKLYELEAAIQPRDLYSFIHGELGPDHIWIDHAMQPCLIDIEGAGFFDLEHEHSFLEFRFGDFYQYLKNNDLDPERMTFYRFCHHLFLISGGLKLLHRQFPDQQFARGLAEYHARCAIQMLSQKV, encoded by the coding sequence ATGATTTCCAACAACCATCTTACTCGTGAAGAACTACAGGATTATCTGTACAATGTATTTGGTGCCGGTTACCACATAACGCAGAGCGCAAGAATTCATGGAGGCGCACAAAAAGTCATTTACAAAATTGATTGCACGAATGGTTTCACTTGTATGTTTTACGTTTGGGATATTTCCAGCAACTATTTTCAGGAAGAGATCTTGAATGACTCCACTTTCCACAGTTATTATGGCAGCGAACTTTTCTCTTTGAATACTCGCTTTCTCGCTCAACATGGAATTCGAACACCAATCTTGTATGATCTAAATAACGATAGAGACCGGCACTCTTATGATTTTGCTCTTGTTGAGTATGTAGATGGACAAAAAGCCGAAGCCTATTTCCAGCATAAAAACCACAAAGATCGGGATGAGTTGTTTCAACGGATCAGGGATATGTTGTCTAATATGCATAACATCCAAAGAAACGTTTATGGAAACGCCAACAATAACAACAAAAAGGCTGGGCCTTGCTACCAAGTTCAGCGGTTAGATGCCGAAGCAGCCTTATCCTATGCATCCAAGCACATGACAGATATAAGGAATAATGACGAAAGGCTGCTTGAGAAACTTTACGAATTGGAAGCAGCCATTCAACCCAGAGATCTCTATAGTTTCATTCATGGAGAGTTAGGTCCGGATCATATATGGATAGATCATGCTATGCAACCATGCCTTATTGATATTGAGGGCGCAGGATTTTTCGATCTCGAACATGAGCATAGCTTTCTGGAGTTTCGATTTGGAGACTTTTATCAATACTTAAAAAATAATGATCTCGACCCGGAGCGGATGACATTTTATCGATTTTGCCATCATTTGTTCTTGATATCAGGAGGATTGAAACTGCTTCACAGACAATTCCCCGATCAGCAATTCGCAAGAGGCCTCGCGGAGTATCATGCCAGATGTGCAATTCAGATGCTTAGCCAAAAAGTTTAA
- a CDS encoding acetamidase/formamidase family protein has translation MFINRTIRKFGVSVGIISMFTFALPSVGFSMPLQPTTLAKVEGDYYVMSAIENIRWGSLPNRDSSPILTVPSGSAVTFDTVSHEGLMEDQGRNPGEYFGKFGVSSDGVLDDAKAIAASEIKHDFVKDGPHIITGPVAVEGAEPGDVLKVEVLSLQTRVPYGVISNRHGKGALPNEFPENTGPQEGASATKPELYNNVSIFTPIEEINGNWYGVLPTKAGKNVRFPINPFLGVMGVAPNTSEVVSSIPPIETGGNMDINELGVGATIYYPIQVKGGLFYTGDPHFAQGDGEVALTALEASLRGTVRLTVLKKGDPSLPHSGEFTQPFAETEDYWIPIGLDPDLDEAMKESVRESIQFLSDKLDMDRSVAYAYLSAATDYEVSQVVDRTKGVHGLIRKTDFLEYVDVAMNVGGTTIKPVVHNDEFYVPIRTISELLGGTVKWDHKTRTTQIKLGTKNISAQIGSDVYSINDKLVFNSNVPKLLTGETVIPVSVINEILGAYVNWTTIDKTLTANVSLSKKQ, from the coding sequence ATGTTTATTAACCGAACGATTAGGAAATTTGGGGTTTCAGTAGGGATTATAAGTATGTTTACATTTGCTCTACCTTCAGTGGGCTTTAGTATGCCGCTGCAACCAACAACCCTTGCAAAGGTTGAAGGTGATTATTATGTAATGTCTGCGATTGAGAACATTCGCTGGGGATCACTGCCTAATCGAGACAGCTCTCCGATTCTTACTGTACCATCAGGAAGTGCTGTAACATTTGACACGGTATCGCATGAGGGACTGATGGAGGATCAAGGGAGAAATCCAGGCGAGTACTTCGGCAAATTTGGTGTCTCATCCGATGGCGTGTTGGATGATGCGAAGGCAATTGCAGCTTCTGAGATTAAGCATGATTTTGTAAAAGACGGACCTCATATTATCACTGGGCCAGTAGCGGTTGAGGGAGCAGAGCCGGGTGATGTTCTTAAAGTAGAAGTCCTTTCATTGCAAACGCGAGTTCCATATGGTGTCATTTCTAACCGCCATGGTAAAGGTGCCCTTCCTAACGAATTTCCAGAAAATACAGGCCCACAAGAGGGAGCTAGCGCAACAAAACCGGAATTATATAATAATGTATCTATATTTACGCCTATTGAAGAAATCAACGGCAACTGGTATGGGGTATTACCAACAAAAGCTGGCAAAAATGTACGTTTCCCCATTAACCCGTTTCTAGGTGTTATGGGGGTTGCACCAAATACCAGTGAAGTTGTGAGTTCGATTCCACCTATTGAAACAGGAGGGAATATGGATATTAATGAGTTGGGTGTTGGTGCAACTATTTATTATCCGATTCAAGTTAAAGGCGGTCTATTCTATACTGGAGATCCACACTTTGCTCAAGGAGATGGAGAAGTGGCGTTAACTGCATTGGAAGCTTCCTTAAGGGGGACAGTTCGGTTAACGGTGTTAAAGAAAGGTGATCCATCACTACCACACAGTGGAGAATTCACGCAACCCTTTGCTGAAACAGAGGATTATTGGATTCCGATTGGACTGGACCCTGATTTGGATGAAGCTATGAAAGAATCAGTACGTGAATCGATTCAATTTTTATCCGATAAGCTTGATATGGATAGAAGTGTAGCTTATGCGTACCTATCGGCCGCAACGGATTACGAAGTATCTCAGGTCGTGGACCGAACAAAAGGCGTTCATGGACTCATTAGAAAGACTGATTTCCTTGAATATGTTGATGTTGCTATGAATGTAGGGGGGACGACAATCAAACCGGTTGTTCATAATGATGAGTTCTACGTACCGATTCGAACCATTTCGGAGCTATTGGGCGGTACAGTAAAATGGGATCATAAGACGCGTACCACGCAAATCAAATTAGGTACGAAAAATATAAGTGCTCAAATTGGTTCAGATGTGTATTCAATTAACGATAAACTAGTGTTCAATAGTAACGTACCAAAGCTTTTAACTGGTGAAACTGTCATTCCAGTTTCTGTTATTAATGAAATACTCGGTGCTTATGTCAACTGGACGACGATCGACAAGACGTTAACAGCAAATGTATCTTTAAGTAAAAAGCAATAA
- a CDS encoding sulfurtransferase, with product MKNIVSMRWLLARMYEPDVVIADCRFLLGQPEAGRQAYEAGHIPGAVYLDLEKDLSSPVSAHGGRHPLPDPAVLASRLSKAGIGSNSRIVAYDDQGGMNASRLWWLLRYIGHEQVYIMDEGFSAWQNAKFPVTQDVPVQIPSSFEVNVQPQMLASVEDVQQASANGSAVLIDSRDARRYAGLEEPIDAKAGHIPGAVNYFWKDVLDWDGRWTDTGVLEERFSKLDKDGAIIVYCGSGVSACPNVIALEEAGFSNVRLYSGSWSDWISYEENPVAIGDTEADKDV from the coding sequence ATGAAAAATATTGTATCCATGCGCTGGCTGCTCGCCAGAATGTATGAACCGGATGTCGTCATTGCAGATTGCCGATTCTTGCTCGGTCAGCCGGAGGCTGGAAGACAAGCCTATGAAGCTGGACATATTCCAGGGGCCGTCTATCTCGATTTGGAAAAAGATCTGTCTTCTCCTGTATCTGCGCACGGAGGACGTCACCCTCTTCCTGATCCGGCTGTTCTCGCAAGTCGACTCTCCAAAGCTGGCATCGGCTCCAATAGTCGTATTGTTGCTTATGACGATCAAGGCGGGATGAATGCATCTCGGCTATGGTGGCTGCTTCGCTATATCGGTCATGAACAGGTGTATATCATGGACGAAGGTTTCTCCGCTTGGCAAAATGCCAAATTCCCGGTGACTCAGGATGTGCCCGTTCAGATCCCGTCTTCCTTTGAAGTGAACGTACAGCCACAGATGCTGGCAAGTGTTGAGGATGTGCAACAAGCCTCTGCAAATGGCAGTGCCGTGCTAATTGACTCCCGTGATGCTCGCCGCTATGCGGGGCTGGAGGAACCGATTGATGCCAAGGCCGGACATATTCCGGGTGCGGTGAATTATTTTTGGAAAGATGTGTTGGATTGGGATGGACGTTGGACAGATACTGGGGTGTTAGAAGAGCGCTTTAGTAAGCTGGACAAGGATGGTGCGATTATCGTGTATTGCGGCTCTGGTGTCTCTGCCTGCCCGAATGTGATTGCGCTGGAAGAAGCAGGATTCTCGAATGTAAGATTGTATTCCGGAAGCTGGAGCGACTGGATTAGTTATGAGGAGAATCCGGTGGCTATAGGTGATACGGAAGCGGATAAAGACGTATAG
- a CDS encoding NAD(P)/FAD-dependent oxidoreductase — protein sequence MNKQKIVIIGAGIVGACMAYHLAKRNQDVTVIERHSAAAREVTEKSFAWIHTTHRVAPEYWHLYDAAVEEYHTLQQELSELKIHWHGALTWDIPPLREQQFQKLNREQLEALEPNLKEYPDEAMFVSKEGAVDPIVVTELLLSKAQEYGAKIQFDTNVTQLKQEGSRLVGVHTSRGFVESDIVVLAAGTGTPELCNPLGCHVPVTLSPSILIRIKTANKRIHTLISNAQFEARQLTDYTLLAAEDYIDESEENGPQAVGKRAYDTLRRSLKHGNQLELESIKVGWRPMPEDGYPIVGFHDHMNGLYLTVMHSAITLAPLIANLAASEIIDGKSRNELDPCRLSRF from the coding sequence TTGAATAAACAAAAAATTGTGATTATTGGTGCAGGGATTGTTGGGGCGTGTATGGCCTATCATCTAGCCAAACGAAATCAAGATGTAACTGTTATTGAACGGCACTCAGCCGCGGCGCGTGAAGTCACAGAAAAATCATTTGCCTGGATACATACGACGCATAGAGTGGCTCCTGAATACTGGCATTTGTACGATGCAGCTGTGGAAGAATATCACACACTTCAGCAAGAGTTGTCCGAACTGAAAATTCATTGGCATGGCGCGCTAACTTGGGACATTCCGCCTCTAAGGGAGCAACAATTTCAAAAATTAAACCGGGAGCAGCTTGAGGCATTGGAGCCCAATCTGAAGGAATATCCGGATGAAGCCATGTTTGTCAGCAAAGAAGGTGCGGTGGACCCTATAGTGGTAACGGAGCTGTTGTTGAGCAAAGCGCAAGAGTACGGAGCAAAGATTCAGTTCGACACCAATGTTACACAACTGAAGCAAGAGGGTTCCCGTCTGGTTGGTGTTCATACATCCAGGGGTTTTGTGGAGTCAGATATTGTGGTATTGGCCGCAGGAACAGGTACACCCGAACTTTGTAACCCGTTAGGTTGTCACGTGCCAGTAACTTTGTCACCTTCGATTCTGATTCGGATAAAAACTGCTAATAAACGGATACACACATTAATCTCCAATGCGCAATTTGAAGCGCGTCAACTGACAGATTATACGCTGCTGGCTGCGGAAGACTATATCGACGAGTCGGAGGAAAACGGACCACAGGCGGTCGGTAAGCGAGCTTACGACACATTGCGTCGCAGTCTCAAGCACGGAAATCAACTGGAACTGGAGAGCATAAAGGTTGGATGGAGACCTATGCCTGAAGACGGTTATCCGATTGTGGGCTTCCATGATCACATGAATGGACTTTATCTGACGGTAATGCATTCTGCAATTACGCTGGCGCCGCTGATTGCGAATCTGGCTGCAAGTGAAATTATTGATGGAAAATCAAGAAATGAATTAGACCCTTGTCGCCTCTCACGTTTTTAG
- a CDS encoding exosporium glycoprotein BclB-related protein translates to MSFLSTGPIENNAVGGVRPTQTVTVRIDNRSDVTVSTVQIQGYYMSGGLRVLYVSESFDIAPNQVITNNYFANLDAFEFTFTTTTMVNDPIQVSVWGKSSTGSLVTAHRLVSSELLGEIPGITGATGATGATGAAGTTGATGAMGATGSGATGATGTAGVTGATGAAGTTGATGATGATGSGATGATGTAGVTGATGAAGTTGVTGVTGATGSGATGATGTAGVTGATGAAGTTGATGATGATGSGATGATGTAGVTGATGAAGTTGVTGVTGATGTAGTTGVTGATGTAGTTGVTGATGAAGTTGATGATGTAGVTGATGATGAAGITGVTGVTGATGTAGTTGVTGATGTAGVTGATGATGTAGTTGATGATGSGAIIPYASGLPVALTTVLGGLLNTSSLVGFGNNATGVSVTGGIIDLTGAAGTLLNFAFSASRSGTITSLAAYFSTTAGLSLVGSTVTITAQLFRSTTPNNSFTAVPGALVTLAPALTGVLALGTISSGLTTGLSIPVSAGDRLLMVFSASVTAGIDVATTVAGYASGGLTIT, encoded by the coding sequence ATGAGCTTTTTATCAACAGGGCCGATAGAAAATAATGCGGTTGGTGGTGTAAGACCGACTCAAACAGTTACAGTAAGAATAGATAATCGTAGTGATGTGACAGTATCAACCGTACAGATACAAGGGTATTATATGAGCGGTGGCTTGAGGGTTTTGTATGTCAGTGAGTCTTTTGACATCGCACCGAATCAAGTAATAACCAACAATTATTTTGCGAATCTGGACGCCTTCGAGTTTACTTTTACAACAACAACCATGGTTAATGATCCTATTCAAGTATCTGTATGGGGTAAGAGCAGTACAGGCTCATTGGTAACAGCCCATCGTTTGGTTTCTTCCGAATTGCTGGGTGAAATCCCAGGTATCACGGGAGCCACAGGTGCAACCGGAGCTACAGGAGCAGCAGGCACAACGGGGGCAACCGGAGCAATGGGAGCGACAGGCAGCGGGGCAACTGGAGCGACAGGCACGGCAGGTGTAACCGGAGCTACAGGAGCAGCAGGCACAACGGGGGCAACCGGAGCAACGGGAGCGACAGGCAGCGGGGCAACTGGAGCGACAGGCACGGCAGGTGTAACCGGAGCTACAGGAGCAGCAGGCACAACGGGAGTAACCGGAGTAACGGGAGCGACAGGCAGCGGGGCAACTGGAGCGACAGGCACCGCAGGTGTAACCGGAGCTACAGGAGCAGCAGGCACAACGGGGGCAACCGGAGCAACGGGAGCGACAGGTAGTGGGGCAACTGGAGCGACAGGCACGGCAGGTGTAACCGGAGCTACAGGAGCAGCAGGTACAACCGGAGTAACGGGAGTAACGGGAGCGACAGGCACAGCAGGTACAACCGGAGTAACTGGAGCCACAGGCACAGCGGGTACAACCGGAGTAACTGGAGCCACAGGCGCAGCAGGTACAACCGGGGCAACCGGAGCAACGGGCACAGCAGGTGTGACAGGGGCAACTGGAGCGACAGGCGCAGCAGGTATAACTGGAGTAACCGGAGTAACTGGAGCCACAGGTACAGCAGGTACAACCGGAGTAACGGGAGCAACGGGTACAGCAGGTGTGACAGGGGCAACGGGAGCCACAGGTACAGCAGGTACAACCGGGGCTACGGGTGCGACAGGTTCTGGAGCAATTATTCCGTATGCATCAGGACTTCCGGTTGCGTTGACTACGGTATTGGGTGGACTTTTGAATACTTCCAGTTTAGTTGGTTTTGGTAACAATGCTACAGGAGTAAGTGTTACCGGAGGAATTATTGATCTCACTGGCGCTGCGGGTACCTTGCTTAACTTTGCTTTCTCGGCATCACGTTCAGGAACGATTACTTCACTAGCCGCTTATTTCAGTACGACTGCCGGACTTAGTTTGGTTGGATCTACAGTAACGATAACTGCACAATTATTCCGTTCCACTACACCTAATAACTCCTTTACAGCTGTACCGGGTGCATTGGTAACTTTGGCTCCTGCACTTACCGGGGTTTTGGCACTGGGGACAATATCCAGCGGGTTAACTACGGGACTGAGTATTCCGGTATCGGCAGGTGACCGCCTGCTGATGGTCTTCTCGGCATCCGTAACAGCCGGAATTGATGTGGCTACAACCGTGGCCGGTTATGCAAGCGGTGGGCTTACCATCACGTAA
- a CDS encoding winged helix-turn-helix transcriptional regulator: MTVYCKFGTALDILTGKWKSLILLRLLSNGTMRFSELQKAIPDISKKMLTQQLKELEYHDIVHREVYAQIPPKVEYSITEYGQLMKPVLQTMSDWGAGHVQHMEKLYGEEDEKGAHPSEPRKIDPLG, from the coding sequence ATGACGGTATATTGCAAATTCGGAACGGCCTTGGATATCCTCACGGGTAAATGGAAATCTTTGATCCTTCTACGACTGCTGAGCAACGGTACAATGCGGTTCAGCGAATTACAAAAAGCCATTCCGGATATTTCAAAAAAGATGCTGACCCAGCAGTTAAAAGAACTGGAGTATCACGATATTGTGCATCGAGAAGTATATGCCCAAATTCCGCCTAAGGTCGAATACTCGATTACGGAGTACGGACAGCTCATGAAACCTGTGCTCCAGACAATGAGCGACTGGGGAGCCGGCCATGTGCAGCATATGGAGAAGCTGTACGGCGAAGAAGACGAAAAAGGAGCACACCCATCCGAACCTCGGAAAATCGATCCCTTGGGGTGA
- a CDS encoding CPBP family intramembrane glutamic endopeptidase, which translates to MNQQFKVMFPAWGKAIGLLCMIMIFAAVLWLVWTGNLNIRYTADREEVIPIWHSMLPAFLGIVLIRMIPYKSQDLFYFKQMEKKHLVVQSIVLLLSGVLFTVSLITIDPQGLHFQLNYLTFKLTTLLFIPLILLLIYRKMTGGQQDNISAKPRTHRHVIAPLIVIVVWGYLKFYSPIAQPEGAIVGTDTTELLLLVLIGFVINSVLEEVFYRVWMQTRLEALLGRWPAILLVSILWSIWHIAIQGNGQWDIDVATVIANHGVTGLFLGYMWARYRKIWVIILIHGLMNASPHFLLQILFH; encoded by the coding sequence ATGAATCAGCAATTCAAAGTAATGTTTCCAGCATGGGGAAAGGCAATCGGCTTATTATGCATGATCATGATATTTGCTGCTGTATTGTGGTTAGTGTGGACAGGAAACTTGAATATAAGGTACACGGCTGATCGTGAGGAAGTGATTCCAATATGGCATAGTATGTTGCCGGCATTCCTTGGCATTGTTCTAATCCGTATGATTCCTTATAAAAGTCAAGATCTCTTTTATTTCAAGCAAATGGAGAAAAAGCACTTGGTCGTTCAATCCATTGTATTATTGCTGTCAGGCGTTTTATTTACGGTTTCTCTGATAACGATAGACCCGCAAGGATTACATTTCCAGCTAAATTATTTGACGTTCAAGTTGACGACATTATTGTTCATCCCATTGATTTTATTACTGATTTATCGAAAAATGACTGGCGGACAGCAAGATAATATCTCTGCAAAGCCTCGTACCCACAGACACGTCATCGCACCACTAATCGTTATTGTGGTGTGGGGTTATCTAAAGTTCTATTCCCCAATTGCACAACCAGAAGGAGCAATTGTAGGAACCGATACGACAGAATTACTTCTCTTGGTGTTGATTGGTTTTGTGATCAATAGCGTATTGGAGGAAGTTTTTTATCGAGTATGGATGCAAACTCGATTGGAGGCGTTGCTTGGAAGATGGCCCGCCATACTACTAGTTTCAATACTATGGTCCATTTGGCATATCGCCATTCAAGGAAATGGTCAGTGGGATATAGATGTGGCAACAGTGATTGCAAATCATGGGGTTACGGGTCTGTTTCTTGGTTATATGTGGGCCCGCTATCGTAAAATATGGGTGATTATTCTGATTCATGGACTCATGAATGCTTCTCCTCATTTTCTTTTACAGATTTTGTTTCATTAA